The following are from one region of the Littorina saxatilis isolate snail1 linkage group LG4, US_GU_Lsax_2.0, whole genome shotgun sequence genome:
- the LOC138963756 gene encoding ras-related protein Rap-1, translating to MREYKLVVLGSGGVGKSALTVQFVQGIFVEKYDPTIEDSYRKQVEVDGQQCMLEILDTAGTEQFTAMRDLYMKNGQGFLLVYSITAQSTFNDLQELREQILRVKDTDDVPMLLVGNKCDLEDERVVGKDQGQNLARHFNCAFLETSAKARINVSEIFMDLVRQINKKSPEQNGKRTKSKKGCTVL from the exons ATGCGGGAGTATAAGCTTGTCGTTCTGGGCAGTGGTGGTGTCGGCAAGAGTGCACTG aCAGTGCAGTTTGTTCAAGGCATTTTCGTTGAAAAGTATGACCCAACGATTGAAGACAGCTACAGAAAG caAGTGGAAGTGGATGGGCAGCAATGCATGCTGGAGATTTTGGACACAGCTGGAACA GAACAATTCACAGCCATGCGCGACCTGTACATGAAGAACGGTCAGGGCTTCCTCCTTGTCTACTCCATCACCGCTCAGTCAACCTTCAACGACCTTCAGGAGCTGCGTGAACAGATTCTCAGGGTCAAGGACACAGATGAT GTGCCCATGCTGTTGGTGGGCAACAAGTGTGACCTTGAGGACGAGCGTGTGGTGGGCAAGGACCAAGGCCAGAACCTGGCTCGTCACTTTAACTGCGCCTTCCTGGAGACCTCGGCCAAGGCCAGAATCAACGTCAGCGAG ATCTTCATGGACTTGGTACGTCAGATCAACAAGAAGAGCCCAGAGCAGAACGGCAAGCGCACAAAATCCAAAAAGGGATGCACCGTCCTCTGA
- the LOC138963757 gene encoding uncharacterized protein, whose product MASSGGGLDFDDVTNKGVIGQGAFGCVYLVENSQKEQFAVKVMEWDRMGMDREVAENELRVLKELNHDHVLVYVDSFVQRGLMYILTEFCAGGDLSGFLDASGKPVPEDLLLVWLWQMACGLEYMHMSNPPVLHRDLKPSNIYLTDTGDIRLGDMGIARILDAPNAMATTFCGTPPYMSPEALYEKPYNAKTDVWSLGCCVVEMATLRRAYDGSSIYILRSVVMKMREPLPDKFSKLLDGIVAKMLLPEYEERISVTEILDSDLLEKCAAKGETPVDLLKRHGLLRCLAMHRQPLQPKDDKTIHTLTDSMANLKEILTEGGEEITTFRIKKDNRMCGRRQDRTLVNTESLKTVLYKPSQKMKSKTTKVVPKVPGKSSQPPEPSDAMAKPMMSAFASTLSTMKAKKPDEPKASGAERQPPAADASSSSMITQLRKTLKQVVGQDSIIKADALVRGAANAADLQSGLESVLQASGGSDVTLLSQIFLYLVLKDSVKPAAGSTS is encoded by the exons ATGGCGTCATCGGGAGGGGGACtcgactttgatgacgtcaccaaCAAAGGAGTGATCGGTCAAGGCGCGTTTGGGTGTGTCTACTTGGTGGAAAATAGCCAAAAAGAACAG TTTGCAGTGAAGGTGATGGAATGGGATAGGATGGGGATGGACAGAGAGGTTGCGGAGAACGAGCTCCGGGTCCTCAAGGAACTCAACCACGATCACGTTCTCGTCTACGTCGACTCTTTTGTCCAAAGAGGTCTGATGTACATCCTCACCGAGTTCTGTGCTGGTGGCGACCTCAGCGGCTTCCTGGACGCCTCGGGAAAACCCGTTCCTGAAGACTTGCTGCTTGTGTGGCTGTGGCAGATGGCGTGTGGTTTGGAG TACATGCACATGAGTAACCCGCCTGTGCTGCACCGAGATCTGAAGCCCAGCAACATCTACCTGACTGACACAGGTGACATTCGTCTCGGGGACATGGGGATTGCACG AATTCTGGACGCTCCTAATGCCATGGCAACGACATTTTGCGGCACCCCTCCCTACATGAGCCCTGAAGCCTTGTATGAGAAACCATATAACGCCAAG ACTGACGTGTGGAGTCTGGGTTGCTGTGTGGTGGAGATGGCCACGCTGAGGAGAGCTTACGATGGATCGTCCATCTACATCCTGAGGAGTGTCGTCATGAAGATG CGTGAACCTCTTCCAGACAAATTCAGTAAGTTGCTGGATGGCATCGTGGCCAAAATGTTGCTGCCAGAGTACGAGGAACGGATCTCTGTAACTGAGATACTGGATTCTGATCTGCTGGAAAAATGCGCCGCAAAAGGAGAAACG CCTGTGGATCTTCTCAAGCGCCATGGCCTTTTGCGGTGTCTGGCAATGCACAGACAACCCTTGCAACCCAAAGACGACAAGACCATTCACACTCTCACAGATAGCATGGCCAATCTCAAAGAAATCCTGACCGAGGGAGGGGAGGAAATCACTACTTTCCGAATCAAGAAAGACAACCGCATGTGTGGCAGACGACAAGACCGCACGCTGGTTAACACAGAATCGTTAAAGACGGTTTTGTACAAACCCAGTCAGAAGATGAAATCCAAAACGACGAAAGTCGTACCCAAAGTTCCTGGGAAGTCGTCGCAGCCCCCAGAACCATCGGATGCGATGGCCAAACCGATGATGTCAGCATTCGCCTCTACTTTGTCCACTATGAAAGCGAAGAAGCCAGACGAACCAAAG GCCAGTGGAGCTGAGAGACAACCACCTGCTG CTGATGCCTCTTCGTCTTCCATGATCACTCAACTGAGAAA GACACTCAAACAGGTGGTTGGTCAAGACTCGATTATAAAAGCTGATGCACTGGTCAGAGGAGCGGCTAATGCAGCTGACCTTCAG TCTGGCCTGGAATCCGTGCTTCAAGCGTCTGGGGGGTCTGACGTCACACTGCTGAGCCAGATTTTTCTTTATCTTGTGCTGAAAGATTCTGTCAAGCCTGCAGCTGGTAGCACTTCCTGA